In Streptomyces sp. NBC_00569, a single genomic region encodes these proteins:
- a CDS encoding substrate-binding domain-containing protein: MTRRRPLAVATALAAAALLTSCSSDMPADSATGTASKSAAKGADKPSKFFQQAEYERQLALAKATPEGPADKPWEQMLEPEMTDTAQYRKKGSGGTHLCFSNAGVFNPWRQVGLKNMKAEVKLHKEITDFTVLDAQGKDDKQISDIQELAGNKSCDALIVSPNTTATLTPAVKEACGKLPVIVFDRGVETDCAVTFVNPIGGYGYGAVAADFLVDKVKPKGKILALRISPGVDVLETRWSAAKLAFDKSRLDVVDVKFTDGDPAKTKSIVADAISRHGSVDGVWMDSGATSVAAVEAFEDAGVDVPPITGEDQQDFLQAWKDKKLTAIAPTYPTFQWRTPVIAALRVLDGKQVPKEWKLPQPTVTQDNLDEYLQEGMPPLHYAMCGCQDLPGYPKDWGGKK; the protein is encoded by the coding sequence ATGACCCGCAGACGTCCACTCGCCGTCGCCACCGCCCTGGCGGCCGCCGCGCTGCTCACCTCGTGCTCCAGCGACATGCCGGCCGACTCCGCCACGGGCACGGCGTCAAAGAGCGCCGCGAAAGGCGCCGACAAGCCGTCGAAGTTCTTCCAACAGGCTGAGTACGAACGCCAGTTGGCGCTCGCCAAGGCCACGCCAGAGGGGCCCGCCGACAAGCCCTGGGAGCAGATGCTCGAACCCGAGATGACCGACACGGCCCAGTACAGGAAGAAGGGCTCCGGCGGCACCCACCTCTGCTTCTCCAACGCCGGCGTCTTCAACCCGTGGCGCCAGGTGGGCCTCAAGAACATGAAGGCCGAGGTGAAACTCCACAAGGAGATCACCGACTTCACCGTCCTCGACGCCCAGGGCAAGGACGACAAGCAGATCTCCGACATCCAGGAACTGGCCGGGAACAAGAGCTGCGACGCCCTGATCGTGTCCCCGAACACCACCGCCACCCTCACCCCGGCCGTGAAGGAGGCCTGCGGCAAGCTGCCCGTCATCGTCTTCGACCGGGGCGTCGAGACGGACTGCGCCGTCACCTTCGTCAACCCCATCGGTGGCTACGGCTACGGGGCCGTCGCCGCGGACTTCCTCGTCGACAAGGTCAAGCCCAAGGGCAAGATCCTCGCCCTGCGCATCTCACCCGGCGTCGATGTCCTCGAGACCCGGTGGTCCGCCGCGAAGCTCGCCTTCGACAAGAGTCGACTCGACGTGGTCGACGTCAAGTTCACTGACGGCGATCCCGCAAAGACGAAGTCGATCGTGGCGGACGCGATCTCCCGGCACGGCTCGGTCGACGGCGTCTGGATGGACTCGGGCGCCACGTCCGTGGCCGCCGTCGAGGCGTTCGAGGACGCCGGTGTGGACGTCCCGCCCATCACCGGCGAGGACCAGCAGGACTTCCTCCAGGCCTGGAAGGACAAGAAGCTGACCGCGATCGCGCCCACGTACCCCACCTTCCAGTGGCGTACGCCGGTCATCGCCGCCCTGCGCGTGCTCGACGGCAAGCAGGTCCCCAAGGAGTGGAAGCTGCCGCAGCCCACCGTCACCCAGGACAACCTCGACGAGTACCTCCAGGAGGGCATGCCGCCGCTGCACTACGCCATGTGCGGCTGCCAGGACCTGCCCGGCTACCCGAAGGACTGGGGAGGCAAGAAGTGA
- a CDS encoding PP2C family protein-serine/threonine phosphatase, with protein MSPHVFADRPAAQPPEHGSVDALITQTRRLLGDVDAVRREAVSDDGDPERRWQRALYELAVHQLSDLDKHLAQLRDGPPRPAVDPLLPEARGSAPAEPQSGSLLSRVGSAEWNLLTDEASWSGELFQILGRSPGAPPLTLDELPSVVHTDDQAMLTRMVTDCLIEGKPIDGEFRILRADGTARTVHMMGEPVLDADGATASMWAVLRDVSELRRTQRTVRETHDSLQRRRHIEQTEHRLAAELQEAVLPPWRGSLRFSQGAPHDLDLAARHLPSSTGELVGGDWYDALQLPDGQTLLSVGGLTGHGVTVTSGMAMLLGALRGMAVTGTRPDELMGWLNQLTDTSVQPSLGSAVCCRYDPGSRTLTWAQAGHPAPLLFRDGVGRALTPPEGVLLGATPGATYGQAEESLRAGDLLLLHTDGLVPHRSGAAAANRLLDLAPRLAEAATAQDCVRTVFEEFAAHERADEACVLVARIGS; from the coding sequence ATGTCACCCCATGTCTTCGCGGACCGCCCCGCCGCCCAGCCGCCGGAGCACGGTTCGGTCGACGCGCTGATCACGCAGACGCGTCGGCTGCTCGGTGACGTCGACGCCGTGCGCCGCGAGGCCGTCTCCGACGACGGTGACCCCGAGCGACGCTGGCAGCGCGCCCTCTACGAGCTGGCCGTGCACCAACTCAGCGACCTCGACAAACACCTGGCGCAGCTGCGCGACGGGCCACCGCGTCCGGCCGTGGACCCCCTGCTTCCCGAAGCACGCGGCTCCGCGCCGGCCGAGCCGCAGAGCGGCTCCCTGCTCAGCCGCGTGGGCAGCGCCGAATGGAATCTCCTCACCGACGAGGCGAGCTGGTCCGGAGAGCTGTTCCAGATCCTCGGCCGCAGCCCAGGTGCGCCCCCGCTGACCCTCGACGAACTGCCGTCCGTCGTGCACACCGATGACCAGGCCATGCTCACCAGAATGGTGACGGACTGCCTCATCGAGGGAAAGCCGATCGACGGCGAGTTCCGCATCCTGCGCGCCGACGGCACCGCCCGGACGGTGCACATGATGGGCGAGCCCGTGCTCGACGCCGACGGCGCCACCGCGTCGATGTGGGCGGTCCTGCGCGACGTCAGCGAGCTGCGCCGCACCCAGCGGACCGTACGCGAGACGCATGACTCGCTCCAGCGCCGGCGCCATATCGAGCAGACGGAACACCGGCTCGCGGCCGAGCTCCAGGAAGCCGTACTGCCGCCGTGGCGTGGCTCCCTGCGGTTCTCCCAGGGGGCACCGCACGACCTCGACCTCGCGGCCCGCCATCTGCCGTCGTCCACGGGCGAGCTCGTCGGCGGCGACTGGTACGACGCCCTCCAACTGCCCGACGGACAGACTTTGTTGAGCGTGGGCGGCCTGACCGGACACGGCGTGACCGTGACCTCCGGCATGGCGATGCTCCTCGGCGCCCTGCGCGGCATGGCCGTCACGGGGACCCGCCCCGACGAGCTGATGGGCTGGCTCAACCAGCTGACCGACACCTCGGTGCAGCCGTCCCTGGGCAGCGCGGTCTGCTGCCGTTACGATCCCGGGTCGCGCACCCTGACCTGGGCGCAAGCGGGACACCCCGCCCCGCTGCTGTTCCGCGACGGGGTGGGGCGTGCGCTGACGCCGCCGGAGGGCGTGCTGCTCGGAGCGACACCCGGTGCCACGTACGGGCAGGCCGAGGAGTCGCTCCGCGCCGGCGATCTGCTGCTGCTGCACACCGACGGCCTGGTCCCCCACCGCAGCGGCGCCGCGGCGGCGAACAGGCTCCTCGATCTCGCGCCACGACTCGCCGAGGCCGCCACCGCACAGGACTGCGTGCGGACGGTCTTCGAGGAGTTCGCCGCGCACGAGCGCGCGGACGAGGCCTGTGTGCTGGTCGCCAGGATCGGCTCCTGA
- a CDS encoding DNA-binding protein NsdB produces the protein MNGQPNTRLNDLFGLAGWSKGELARLVNRQAAAMGHPQLATDTSRVRRWIDMGEIPRDPVPRVLAALFTERLGRVVTIEDLGLVRHGRTGKRRDAGAVEHPDGMPWAPERTAAVLTEFTGMDLMLNRRGLVGAGAALAAGSVLSGAMHDWLHTDPALAAEAPHFEDPLHADPAGFDRYEAAPIGSQEIEELERSVEVFRAWDAARGGGLQRKAVVGQLNEVGGMLSYRHPDHLQRRLWGVAANLAVLAGWMSHDVGLEPTAQKYFVIAAHAAREGGDRPRAGEALSRAARQMVHLGRPDDALDLMKLAKSGSGDETLPRTRAMLYTIEAWAQASMGKGQAMRRTLGQAEDLFVSDKGDVPPPSWMQMFDEADLHGMQALAYRTLADHEPAAANTAQRHAREALELRANGRQRSQIFDYISLASALFIADDPEQADRYARLALVSMGANSSQRTWDRLREMYRLTGQYAGYPKIVDLREEINLALPKVPGKSTGGKRAQA, from the coding sequence GTGAACGGACAACCCAACACCCGCCTGAACGACCTGTTCGGCCTCGCCGGCTGGTCCAAGGGGGAGCTCGCGAGGCTGGTCAACCGGCAGGCGGCGGCCATGGGCCACCCACAGCTGGCGACCGACACCTCACGGGTGCGGCGTTGGATCGACATGGGAGAGATCCCGCGCGATCCGGTGCCACGGGTGCTGGCGGCGCTGTTCACCGAGCGACTCGGCCGTGTCGTGACCATCGAGGACCTCGGTCTGGTCCGGCACGGGCGCACGGGGAAACGGCGTGACGCCGGGGCGGTGGAACACCCCGACGGAATGCCATGGGCGCCCGAGCGGACGGCTGCGGTCCTCACCGAATTCACGGGAATGGACCTCATGCTCAACCGACGCGGCTTGGTGGGCGCGGGTGCCGCGCTCGCCGCAGGATCTGTACTCAGCGGCGCCATGCACGACTGGCTGCACACCGATCCGGCCCTCGCGGCCGAAGCCCCACATTTCGAAGACCCCCTGCACGCCGACCCCGCTGGGTTCGACCGCTACGAGGCCGCCCCCATCGGGTCGCAGGAGATCGAGGAACTGGAGCGCTCCGTCGAGGTGTTCCGGGCCTGGGACGCGGCCCGCGGTGGCGGTCTGCAACGCAAGGCGGTGGTGGGCCAGCTCAATGAAGTGGGCGGCATGCTCAGCTACCGGCACCCCGACCATCTCCAGCGGCGCCTGTGGGGCGTCGCCGCCAACCTGGCCGTCCTCGCGGGCTGGATGTCCCACGACGTCGGCCTCGAACCCACGGCCCAGAAGTACTTCGTCATCGCCGCGCACGCGGCGCGGGAGGGCGGCGACCGGCCGCGCGCCGGGGAGGCCCTGTCCAGGGCAGCCCGTCAGATGGTGCACCTCGGCCGGCCCGACGACGCCCTCGACCTCATGAAGCTCGCCAAGTCCGGATCCGGCGACGAGACCCTGCCGCGTACCCGCGCCATGCTCTACACCATCGAGGCCTGGGCACAGGCGTCGATGGGCAAGGGCCAGGCCATGCGGCGCACCCTCGGCCAGGCGGAGGACCTCTTCGTCTCCGACAAGGGCGACGTGCCGCCGCCCAGCTGGATGCAGATGTTCGACGAGGCGGATCTGCACGGGATGCAGGCCCTGGCCTATCGCACCCTCGCCGACCATGAGCCGGCCGCGGCGAACACCGCACAGCGCCACGCCAGGGAAGCCCTCGAACTGCGGGCGAACGGGCGGCAGCGGTCGCAGATCTTCGACTACATCTCGCTCGCGTCGGCCCTGTTCATCGCCGACGACCCGGAGCAGGCCGACCGGTACGCGCGCCTGGCGCTGGTGTCGATGGGGGCCAACTCCTCCCAGCGCACCTGGGACCGGCTCCGCGAGATGTACCGGCTCACCGGGCAGTACGCCGGCTACCCGAAGATCGTGGACCTTCGTGAGGAGATCAACCTCGCGCTGCCGAAGGTCCCCGGAAAGTCCACGGGAGGCAAGCGCGCCCAGGCGTGA
- a CDS encoding sugar phosphate isomerase/epimerase family protein produces the protein MTAPAWELGANPWIWHSPVTGRALAGTLPRLAAWGFDCVELPLESAGDWDPDDAAKLLDATGLAPAAVIAVMPHGRDLVDADAATVRTTQDYVRHCVDTAHAIGAPVVAGPLYASVGRTWRMDSAAREAAYDELRTHLAPLVEHARTAGVRLAVEPLNRYETSLLNTVAQSLDALEGLSHDGIGLALDTYHQNIEERSLPAAVRAAGDRVAHVQVCANDRGTPGADHLDWTGFLDALRETGYRGPLCIESFTAHNDAIAVAASVWRPLADSQDALAADGLRFLRAATGRTL, from the coding sequence GTGACCGCGCCCGCCTGGGAGTTGGGTGCCAACCCCTGGATCTGGCACTCGCCGGTCACCGGACGCGCCCTCGCCGGCACGCTGCCCCGCCTCGCCGCCTGGGGGTTCGACTGCGTGGAACTCCCCCTGGAGAGCGCGGGCGACTGGGACCCGGACGATGCGGCGAAGCTCCTGGACGCGACCGGTCTCGCCCCTGCAGCCGTGATCGCCGTCATGCCGCACGGCCGCGACCTGGTCGACGCGGACGCCGCCACGGTGCGCACCACCCAGGACTATGTACGCCACTGCGTGGACACCGCCCACGCGATCGGGGCGCCGGTGGTCGCAGGCCCCCTGTACGCGTCCGTGGGCCGGACCTGGCGGATGGACAGTGCCGCGCGCGAGGCCGCGTACGACGAGCTGCGCACGCACCTCGCCCCCCTCGTCGAGCACGCCCGCACGGCCGGGGTGCGACTCGCGGTGGAGCCCCTCAACCGCTACGAGACCAGCCTGCTCAACACCGTCGCCCAGAGTCTTGACGCCCTCGAAGGGCTGTCGCACGACGGGATCGGCCTCGCGCTCGACACCTACCACCAGAACATCGAGGAACGCTCGCTCCCCGCCGCCGTCCGCGCGGCCGGGGACCGTGTCGCGCACGTCCAGGTCTGCGCGAACGACCGTGGCACGCCCGGGGCCGACCATCTCGACTGGACCGGCTTCCTGGACGCGCTGCGCGAGACGGGCTACCGAGGCCCCCTGTGCATCGAGTCGTTCACCGCGCACAACGACGCGATCGCCGTCGCCGCCTCCGTGTGGCGCCCGCTCGCCGACAGCCAGGACGCCCTGGCCGCGGACGGCCTGCGCTTTCTGCGCGCCGCGACCGGCCGAACCCTCTGA
- a CDS encoding aminoglycoside phosphotransferase family protein has product MYAASSSVSAPPRPFYARPPARGNGRAGEAPPAGGGPYLDPARPATAALGSGRTRRLPGLGTQPLSGRLDLSGPQGAQLRTAIASVHRICPEFNPVQVLRRSGRSVLLVGTTGRSTAVAKCLVDHSPIWTERIRHEIAAYRSFVRHRPPVRVPRLIAADPDNCTLVIERMPGRIAALQRHPAEAPPRADVRAALSAICRLNLWRPPAGTFNAPLDYADRISRYHDLGLLTDRDMGDLQKLLHGIAHSSGRQGMGQFCHGDALLSNVLLSPAGPVLVDWEHAGWYLPGYDLATLWSVLGDAPVARRQISQLAQSGGPAARDAFLVNLMLVLTREIRTYETAVQRSMHDATPAASGTAPHGAAPSGEEQRLLLRRLHDDCQLARRAVRAAVGTR; this is encoded by the coding sequence ATGTACGCAGCATCGTCCTCCGTGTCCGCCCCGCCCCGGCCGTTCTACGCCCGGCCCCCGGCTCGCGGCAACGGCCGCGCCGGGGAGGCCCCACCGGCGGGCGGCGGCCCCTACCTCGACCCCGCGCGACCTGCGACCGCAGCGCTCGGCTCCGGTCGGACCAGGCGCCTCCCGGGGCTCGGCACCCAACCGCTCAGCGGGAGACTCGACTTGTCCGGCCCCCAGGGCGCGCAGCTGCGCACGGCGATCGCCTCGGTGCACCGGATCTGCCCGGAGTTCAATCCGGTGCAGGTACTGCGCCGCAGTGGACGGTCCGTGCTGCTCGTCGGCACCACAGGGCGCAGCACCGCCGTCGCCAAGTGCTTAGTGGACCACTCGCCCATCTGGACCGAGCGGATCCGCCATGAGATAGCGGCATACCGCTCGTTCGTCCGGCACCGGCCACCGGTCCGGGTGCCGCGGCTCATCGCCGCGGACCCCGACAACTGCACGCTGGTGATCGAGCGGATGCCCGGCCGGATCGCCGCCCTGCAGCGGCACCCGGCCGAGGCACCGCCCCGGGCGGACGTGCGGGCCGCGCTCAGCGCGATCTGCCGGCTCAACCTCTGGCGTCCGCCGGCCGGCACGTTCAACGCGCCGCTCGACTACGCGGACCGGATCTCCCGCTACCACGACCTCGGTCTGCTCACCGACCGGGACATGGGCGATCTGCAGAAGCTGCTGCACGGCATCGCTCACTCGTCGGGCCGCCAGGGCATGGGCCAGTTCTGTCACGGAGACGCGCTGCTCTCGAACGTCCTGCTGTCCCCCGCGGGCCCCGTGCTCGTGGACTGGGAGCACGCGGGCTGGTATCTGCCGGGGTACGACCTGGCGACCCTGTGGTCGGTGCTCGGTGACGCACCGGTGGCGCGGCGCCAGATCAGCCAGCTCGCGCAGTCCGGCGGACCCGCGGCGCGGGACGCGTTCCTGGTGAACCTGATGCTCGTGCTGACGCGGGAGATCCGGACGTACGAGACGGCCGTGCAGCGTTCGATGCACGACGCGACCCCTGCGGCATCGGGCACGGCCCCGCACGGTGCTGCGCCGTCCGGCGAGGAACAGCGGCTGCTGCTGAGGCGGCTGCACGACGACTGCCAGCTGGCCCGCCGGGCCGTGCGTGCGGCGGTCGGCACTCGCTGA
- a CDS encoding ABC transporter permease has protein sequence MTTANPVVSPYRRIARSLGAGAPVYVLLAVLLVALAATDPGFYEPDRFLAFVKRAAPLVILAAGQYLVIVCGEFDLSVGAIVTAGVVVAAELYGSYPDASWTVVTGGLLLAGALTGLVSGLITTKLRVPSFITTLGMMLILEGAVFFWTGGSPHGSLPEEFRRLGRGTTGGWLPWAVLACLVAGAAAVFLMRSDFGRTLIATGDSERTAALAGVRVHRVRVIAFVLSGVAAALAAVLVGGFSGVSAQAGRGYEFEAITAVVLGGVALGGGRGSVVAAMAGAFSLQALFTLLNLQGVSGALESTVQGVIVIAAVGLGAADFSRLRRRRTHPSGGTPS, from the coding sequence ATGACCACGGCGAACCCAGTTGTCAGCCCGTACAGGCGAATTGCCCGCTCCCTCGGCGCCGGCGCCCCTGTCTACGTACTCCTCGCCGTGCTCCTCGTGGCCCTCGCCGCCACCGACCCCGGCTTCTACGAACCCGACCGCTTCCTCGCCTTCGTCAAACGCGCGGCGCCGCTCGTCATCCTGGCGGCGGGCCAGTACCTGGTCATCGTGTGCGGGGAGTTCGACCTGTCCGTCGGGGCGATCGTCACCGCCGGTGTCGTCGTCGCGGCGGAACTCTACGGCTCGTACCCGGACGCCTCCTGGACCGTGGTGACGGGCGGGCTGCTGCTCGCCGGGGCGCTGACCGGTCTCGTCAGCGGACTGATCACGACGAAGCTGCGCGTGCCGTCGTTCATCACGACGCTCGGCATGATGCTGATCCTCGAAGGTGCCGTCTTCTTCTGGACCGGCGGCTCCCCGCACGGCTCGCTCCCGGAGGAGTTCCGCCGGCTCGGCCGCGGCACGACGGGCGGCTGGCTGCCCTGGGCGGTCCTCGCCTGCCTCGTCGCGGGCGCCGCCGCCGTGTTCCTCATGCGCTCGGACTTCGGCCGCACCCTGATCGCGACCGGCGACAGCGAACGCACCGCCGCCCTCGCGGGCGTCCGCGTCCACCGGGTCCGCGTCATCGCGTTCGTCCTGTCGGGCGTCGCGGCCGCGCTCGCCGCCGTCCTCGTCGGCGGATTCTCCGGAGTGTCCGCACAGGCGGGCCGCGGCTACGAGTTCGAGGCCATCACCGCCGTCGTGCTCGGCGGCGTCGCGCTCGGCGGAGGCCGTGGCAGCGTCGTCGCCGCGATGGCCGGTGCCTTCTCGCTCCAGGCCCTGTTCACGCTGCTCAACCTTCAAGGCGTCTCGGGCGCCCTCGAATCCACGGTCCAAGGCGTCATCGTCATCGCCGCCGTAGGTCTCGGAGCGGCCGACTTCTCCCGCCTGCGCCGCCGACGTACTCACCCCTCGGGAGGGACCCCCTCATGA
- a CDS encoding ThuA domain-containing protein translates to MRRAALALLTALLLAVGFLPTGATAAGKAPAFRALLFTKAVGYVHGSIPDGIKMVEEQAAANNFEVVQTDDSTVFDDAKLEDFDVIIMLQNSGMVWDTDGQREALQKYVRGGKGVVAIHNTLDMGVEEQFPWWDETINGGAHMPAHSPGVLQGTAKVADRVHPSTKGLPERWERPEEWYNFDKNPRGDVHVLVTADETTYNPGGSAMGADHPISWCRNAEGGKVWATAMGHDTASYSEPAFRAHVLGGIQWAAGDKPGDCGGTVWSGYEKTALDDNTADPMELDVAKDGKVFYIQRSGEVKVYDPATHATATAAKLDVYTGGEDGLVGMELDPSFKSNHWIYLYYAPKDAKEDVNRLSRFTVKSDNTLDPASEKKLLDVPAYRDRNFPEPGHTGGAVEFGPNRTLYLSVGDDTPPNLDPDWQGYAPIDWRPGKQMLDAARTAGNTNDLRGKILRIKPTDAGGYTIPKDNLFAKGTAKTRPEIYAMGFRNPFRFNVDPKNGALHVSDYGPDRGGPTTDRGPEGLVEYNVIKKPGNYGWPFCHGNNQPYAPYNPDTKEVGAKFDCDKPVNPSPNNTGLKDLPPVQQPVIWYGYGKSKEFPEMGEGGSAPMSGPVYHYDAKNPSKTKFPAYFEGASFFYEWARDQVKEIRFDQDGKLLKINDFLKTAKFAKPMDMTFGPDGSLYVLEWGSQFGGGNNDSGLYRIDYAQGQRVPIAEAKASVTNGPTPLEVSFSSEGSKDPDGDPLTYAWDFDGDGTYDSTEASPSHTYTAKGDFNAQLKVTDSTGKSGYANVPVTAGNTAPKVKIEFPVDGKLIDFGDKIPYKVTVTDPEDGTVDCSKVTVNPALGHDDHEHPTTDIPGCEGTVDTGDLGGHPEGADLTYVLNAKYTDQGGDGVSALTGYGRSVLQPRHKQAEYYDGQSGTRVVAQEGAENGKRIGDVSDGDWVAFDPMSVEGIGQVSYKLSSPYGVGSIELRADAPDGKLLATTPVPNTGDWDTYQATPAVPVDALTGTHKLYLVFKSPQDNSFDVDAVQFSNP, encoded by the coding sequence ATGCGAAGAGCTGCCCTCGCGTTACTGACCGCACTGCTGCTCGCCGTAGGCTTCCTCCCCACCGGCGCCACGGCAGCGGGTAAGGCCCCCGCCTTCCGCGCACTGCTCTTCACCAAGGCCGTCGGCTACGTCCACGGCTCCATCCCGGACGGCATCAAGATGGTCGAGGAGCAGGCCGCGGCGAACAACTTCGAGGTCGTCCAGACCGACGACTCGACCGTCTTCGACGACGCGAAGCTCGAGGACTTCGACGTCATCATCATGCTGCAGAACTCCGGCATGGTCTGGGACACCGACGGCCAGCGCGAGGCCCTGCAGAAATACGTGCGCGGCGGCAAGGGCGTCGTCGCCATCCACAACACCCTCGACATGGGCGTCGAGGAACAGTTCCCCTGGTGGGACGAGACCATCAACGGCGGCGCCCACATGCCCGCCCACTCACCCGGCGTGCTCCAGGGCACGGCCAAGGTCGCCGACCGCGTGCACCCCTCCACCAAGGGGCTTCCGGAGCGCTGGGAGCGCCCCGAGGAGTGGTACAACTTCGACAAGAACCCCCGCGGCGACGTGCACGTCCTCGTCACCGCCGACGAGACCACGTACAACCCGGGCGGTTCCGCGATGGGCGCCGACCACCCCATCTCCTGGTGCCGCAACGCCGAGGGCGGCAAGGTCTGGGCGACCGCCATGGGCCACGACACCGCCTCCTACAGCGAACCCGCCTTCCGCGCCCATGTGCTCGGCGGCATCCAGTGGGCCGCCGGCGACAAGCCCGGCGACTGCGGCGGCACCGTCTGGTCCGGCTACGAGAAGACCGCACTCGACGACAACACCGCCGACCCGATGGAGCTCGACGTCGCCAAGGACGGCAAGGTCTTCTACATCCAGCGCAGCGGCGAGGTGAAGGTCTACGACCCCGCCACCCACGCCACCGCGACCGCGGCCAAGCTCGACGTCTACACCGGCGGCGAGGACGGCCTCGTCGGCATGGAGCTCGACCCGTCGTTCAAGAGCAACCACTGGATCTATCTGTACTACGCGCCGAAGGACGCCAAGGAAGACGTCAACCGGCTCTCCCGCTTCACCGTGAAGTCGGACAACACCCTCGACCCGGCGAGCGAGAAGAAGCTCCTCGACGTCCCCGCGTACCGCGACCGCAACTTCCCCGAGCCCGGACACACCGGCGGCGCCGTCGAGTTCGGCCCGAACCGCACCCTCTACCTCAGCGTCGGCGACGACACCCCGCCCAACCTCGACCCCGACTGGCAGGGCTACGCGCCGATCGACTGGCGCCCCGGCAAGCAGATGCTCGACGCCGCCCGCACCGCCGGCAACACCAACGACCTGCGCGGCAAGATCCTGCGCATCAAGCCCACCGACGCGGGCGGCTACACCATCCCCAAGGACAACCTCTTCGCGAAGGGCACCGCGAAGACCCGGCCCGAGATCTACGCGATGGGCTTCCGCAACCCGTTCCGCTTCAACGTCGACCCCAAGAACGGCGCCCTCCACGTCTCCGACTACGGCCCCGACCGCGGCGGCCCGACGACCGACCGCGGCCCCGAGGGCCTCGTCGAGTACAACGTCATCAAGAAGCCCGGCAACTACGGCTGGCCCTTCTGCCACGGCAACAACCAGCCGTACGCCCCCTACAACCCGGACACCAAGGAGGTCGGCGCCAAGTTCGACTGCGACAAGCCCGTCAACCCCTCGCCGAACAACACGGGCCTCAAGGACCTGCCGCCCGTGCAGCAGCCGGTGATCTGGTACGGCTACGGCAAGTCCAAGGAGTTCCCGGAGATGGGCGAGGGCGGCTCCGCGCCCATGAGCGGGCCCGTCTACCACTACGACGCGAAGAACCCCTCGAAGACCAAGTTCCCCGCCTACTTCGAGGGCGCGAGCTTCTTCTACGAGTGGGCCCGCGACCAGGTCAAGGAGATCCGCTTCGACCAGGACGGCAAGCTTCTCAAGATCAACGACTTCCTGAAGACCGCGAAGTTCGCCAAGCCGATGGACATGACCTTCGGCCCCGACGGCTCGCTCTACGTCCTCGAATGGGGCAGCCAGTTCGGCGGCGGCAACAACGACTCCGGGCTCTACCGGATCGACTACGCGCAAGGTCAGCGCGTACCGATCGCCGAGGCGAAGGCCTCCGTCACCAACGGCCCCACCCCGCTCGAGGTCTCCTTCTCCAGCGAGGGAAGCAAAGACCCCGACGGCGACCCGCTCACCTACGCCTGGGACTTCGACGGCGACGGCACCTACGACTCCACCGAGGCGAGCCCGAGCCACACCTACACGGCGAAGGGTGACTTCAACGCCCAGCTGAAGGTCACCGACTCCACCGGCAAGTCCGGCTACGCCAACGTCCCCGTCACCGCGGGCAACACCGCGCCCAAGGTGAAGATCGAGTTCCCCGTCGACGGCAAGCTCATCGACTTCGGCGACAAGATCCCGTACAAGGTGACCGTCACCGACCCCGAGGACGGCACGGTCGACTGCTCCAAGGTCACCGTCAACCCGGCCCTCGGCCACGACGACCACGAGCACCCCACCACCGACATCCCCGGCTGCGAAGGCACCGTGGACACCGGTGACCTGGGCGGCCACCCCGAGGGCGCCGACCTCACCTACGTACTCAACGCCAAGTACACCGACCAGGGAGGCGACGGCGTCAGCGCCCTGACCGGCTACGGGCGGTCCGTGCTCCAGCCCAGGCACAAGCAGGCGGAGTACTACGACGGCCAGTCCGGTACGCGCGTCGTCGCACAGGAAGGTGCCGAGAACGGCAAGCGCATCGGCGACGTCAGCGACGGCGACTGGGTCGCGTTCGACCCGATGAGCGTCGAGGGCATCGGACAGGTGAGCTACAAACTGTCGTCACCGTACGGAGTCGGCTCCATCGAGCTGCGCGCGGACGCCCCCGACGGCAAGCTCCTGGCCACCACACCCGTCCCGAACACCGGCGACTGGGACACCTACCAGGCCACACCCGCCGTCCCGGTCGACGCGCTGACCGGCACGCACAAGCTGTACCTCGTGTTCAAGTCCCCGCAGGACAACTCGTTCGACGTGGACGCCGTGCAGTTCAGCAACCCGTAA